In Cervus canadensis isolate Bull #8, Minnesota chromosome 7, ASM1932006v1, whole genome shotgun sequence, the DNA window ATGTGACTCAAGTCTGAACTAGGTttgtgaaaaggaagagaaatgaagcCAGGGTCAGGTAGAAAGCTGGGTAATAGGTGACGCCTGAGGGGAATGATGTGTTAGAGGAACTGGGATTGGAGAGAGATGAAGAGGAGAAACCAGAAAGGAGGCAGTCACAAGAGCACCTCTCCTTGGGGGTTAGACACAGGGGCCTTTGCTGGTGTCACGGAACAGTCCTAGAAAAGTGATGGAATTAGTGCCAAGCTCCAGGGCCACCTAACCATTCAAACCACCAAAATGATGGTTACTTAAGGCTGTTCAAATTAGGTCACTCCAGAGTTGGGGGCGTAGGTGGGATATTGGGGTGGTCCCAAGCATTTTGTGAACATGGATGAGCCAACAGAAGCAGGAAAGGCCCCAGCTAACCATAAAGCCAGATCCAGATGTGCTGAGCACATGGGACATTCTCCCGAATAGATTATGTGCTGGGTCACAAGGCCAGCCCTGGtagttttaagaaaattgaaatcacatcAAGTGTCTTTTGCGATCACAACATTATGAGACTAGACATCaactacaagggaaaaaaacacaaacacgtggAGGCAAAACAATATGGTTCTAAACAACcaatggaagaaatcaaagaggaaatcaaaaactACCTTGAGACAGATGTGGCCAAGTATAGAAAAACTTGGTGCCGAGAATACAGAGTACCATGGCCTCAGGGGCCTGCCTACATGCCTGAAGCCCTGAATAGTTTCCCACATGTCAGACGGGGCTCCTAGCCCCAGCTGTCTGTGCACATTTCTAGCTCTGTCGTGCATCACTGACCAGCAAATATTCAGGCTACTGATGCATACTACACAGAGCAAAGTTCTGTTTATTGCATTACTAAACCCTGGTAGAAATGAGGGCAATGAGCTCGTAATAGAATTATGTTTCTCATAGTCCTTGGCAACTCCCATGAGGTTTTCTAATCTCCTGTGTGGTGCCAGGGGTGGATTCTACCAGCCAGATCTTTCTCCTTTCACAAGCTGAACTCTTAAAAGCAGCTCTGTCCCTGGGAGGGCATCGTGCTTGCTTAATATAACAGAGCCTTTCTAAATTGTTTAAAATCTACTCTTCTGCTGACTGTGGGGCAGCGTTGAGGGAAGGTTTTCTTTAGGggggagcatgtgtgtgtgtggagtgggtGTTTGGTCTGACACTGTAATAGCCAAGGGTACATAATGCTATTGTTTCTTTTACACCATGCTACTCCTCCCTCCTTCTGCCTCAACacacacaacaaactgtgcaaataTGGGATGCTTGTGCCAAGAGAGGTGGAGGAACGCCTCCTCTGTGGATGTACGCAGCCACCTCTGCAACCATCTCTCTTTCCACCTGAAGTCACTCATTTCATGTAGTCAATGCCTCCTTGTGGGACATGGAGGATTACTCACGCTTGTGAAGAATGTGGCAAGTGTCTCACTGCATTTAAAGTACCATCGGGTTgtaaaggagaaggaggagcctCACCTTGCAAGACAGAAAAGCTGCTTGACGAATAAACCAGACCTCAGGTGCCTTCCATAACGTGTAACGTGTATCTCCTCTACTTCACTGTACTTGAGTCACACCACTCTTTCCCCTCTGAGTGTTATGAGTAAATtggtttttgggtttttgtttttttcattcaaaacatCTCTCCTTACGCTAGTGATATCATCCCTGGAAGACTGAGATGTAATAAGAGGTGAATCATGTATCACCTTCCTATCGCATCTAGAATTACAACAGCCAGAGCCCTGGGGTGCAGTGGGGATAAAAGCCAAAAAGTagaggggaggaaagagggaaggggagggcgcAGTGGAGTAGAGAGAGGAAGCTGATTCTTCTGCAGTctgcttattttcttcttcctcctgcctcacCCTCTAAACACCCCTTCCCTGTTTATAAATCAGAGAATAGGAAAAATCAGACTTTAAAGACATAGTTGCCTTATGTTTATTGATGGTATTGGTGTGAATGTCATTTGTTTGAATCTTCTGACCCATCATTGTAACCCCATTAATCACAGACAAAAGCCACCATGGCATTCTCTCTGAACTCAACTGGACTAAGAAGAATGACATGTagactctgccccacccccaagtATTTGTCAAATGATCTTCACCCTGATTAAGGCTCTCATCAGTTTCAAacagcagaggaacctggcagtgtATGGCAATAGTTTGAAATGTGAAATCTAAGCATGCAAACTAGTGATAGACTACATAGCTGACCTTCCTGACCTCTCTCTACCTGGGGGTTTGAAAATATCATTCAATAATGTGTATCTGAGGTATTCAGGAAAAGGGATAGGGACGCTCAACcaaatcaaaatataataaaagagaaagataaagatgGACCTTGTTCTAAGGCCCTCAAGAAGTGActctgaatatttttcaaattcccacccacccacccttgCTTTTCTAATAAGGATCACCTATTAACTTCTGTTAATTAGGAAGAAAATCTCttctccccaccctacccccttCCTCTACGGTTTCAGTGAATTCTAGACTCCTTAGGATCACTGGATCTATCTGCTTAGAACACAtttacaatgaaaacaaaaccaagggCCTCAGGACAGCAGGGAAGGCCAAGAGAGCAATCAATTTCTGCAACATAGGAAAAAAGGGCCCACggggcaaagggaaaaaaataatttgcagaAGGCAGTTTTGGCAGCATCTTATTACAGCTTCCAGCTGATCGGGTGCAGCCAAACTAGAGACATCTGTTTGGAGTTtacaacagaaacaaacacagagcAAGCATGAAAAcgctagacacacacacagagaccaaGCTCTAGCAGTCCTTCTCCGCCTTGACCTCCAAACCACTCTCCCACTGGGTCAGGCTGGGTtgtggaaggaaaggaaatgggcttttccacctgctccccaccccaccccacctgcacTGTGACTCATTCAAGCCATGAGTAGAACTTAACTTtcctttctccttgcttttcctcTCAGGAAAAACAGAGATGCTCCCACTCCTTAGAGAACCTCATAGGGACTTCCATTAGTTCTCTAATTCTCATCTTTACAGCTCCTTGAGCTGTTTGGGAAGGAAAAGGTGAACCACAGGAGGTGGTAAAACCCTAGAAGACCTTGAAAGTTACCCCTCCCTAAATCACCTCACAGGTCTGGCAGTGAGGAACAGAACTCACCCGGCATCTCTAAGAATTGCCTCAAAGAGGTCAGAAACAGCTGATACTTACAGAACTGAGTAACTGAAGAATCTAGGCCTAGCTGCAGTACCCAGAGTTTCAGAGGACAGGAAAGGCCCCAGACTATGCATAAAGTGGATTCCCCCTTCTTAATCACCTCCAAGTCCTTTGAAGGACAAAGACTATCCTCCCAACCCTATCCCAGTCATGGTCACACCCTCTCCCGCCCATCCCCATGGCCAAGCATTTTCTGAAGCAGCTTTGGATGCTCACCTGTTCTGTTCaattttcctctttattctcTTCCCCACTGGCGTGCAAACAGAACCAGAGCAGTGCTactcttaaaaaataacaaaatgttttATACACATTTCTGTAtatacaactgaacaacatttTACATGtcccttttgcacagcaaaagataTAAACATTGGACTCTGAGAACACAGTTATGTACAAGAAAACcaaaaagatgtcaaaaatacttCACAACAGTGCAAAAATATTTTACACAGTATCACGGAGTGAGATCTTTTGAGCAGGAGCAAGGTGTGTGTGTTTCTTAAGGAAAACTTTTTCTAGGTATTAGATGTCAATAACTGTAAACAAAACGCGActttctttctccccctctcccttccccactaGTTATTTGAGGAATTTGGCAGAATTTCAAGGGTCTGAGTCTGAGGTAAACAACCCAAGCTCTCGCACCGAAAAGACTGGGTCCAAGGAGGTGGCATTAAAGCCTCAAACACTgtgaaagcaatttaaaaaaacaaaaactgccatGTTAAAGACAACGCTAGGCCCTCCCAGATGGCCGGTGGGGGAGGAAGTTAACCCCTCCTCCTCAGGCCCCAGCTGCCCCACAAACAGGAAACTGGCCGGCAGGCACTTGAAGCCCGCCGGGCTTTGCTAACACCAGcggcctttcccttccccagaacCCAGAGGGCGACCTCTTTCCGCTTCGTTGTAGGGTTTCCCCTCCCCCGTATCTCCACTTGCAATCTGAGCCCCGCTTCAAACACAGCCAAATGTATGGGTGTAGAGAGGGAGGGTCTGGGCCTCAAGTGTCCCATTTCCCCTTTCCTGGGGCAGCTCGGGAGGTAAGGAAGTGGCGGAGAGACGCGTGGGGGTCACGATCGGGCGCCAGGGGCGCGCACAGAACATTGATGGGAGCTCAGCCCGAGTGGGGCTCGTCTGGGCTGGCGCAGTCCGCGGGGCCGGATGGGTCCCCGGCGGTGGCAGTGTTGGCATCCGGGCCCCCTCCTTCGATGGAGCTCTCGCTACCGGTGCTCTCGCCTGAAAGCAGGCGCGTCACCCGCAAGTCCGCCTGCAGGCTGCGCACGTCGTTGCCAAAGCTGAGCTCGCCCAGGTCGTTAATAAGCTGCGAAAGCTCGGCCCTCATGTCGGAGGTGCTGCCCAGCAGCAGAGGCGACGACCCAGCCTCGGGGCCCGCCGAGACCCCGCCGCCCCCCAGCGCCTCCTCGCGGCCACTCTCCAGCGTGTCCAGCAAGTCCCCACATTCGAAGTGCATGGCCACCACCAGCGCCCGCTTCGCCTCGGCCTCTGGCTCGGCCGGCTCCCCCTCCCCGGCtcggtcctcctcctcctcggggCAACCCTCCGCgtgctcctcttcctcctgcagctcctgctccTGCTGTTCGCCGAGCAGGTCCTCGGTGATGGAGCCGAGCTTGGGCGCACTTCGGCTGCGCTCCACCGGCGGTTTGTAGCAGCAGGGTCCGTGCAGGAGCAGCTTGCGCAGCGGCACTAGCGGGATGGTGTGAGCGCCCACCAGCTCCTGCTGCTGGTGACGCGCGTCGTCCCGCCGCTTGAGCCGTTTAAATTCCGCCAGAGCGTTGGCCGACGTCTGGTAGAGCAGCAGGGCCATGGCCTGCGCCTTCTCCGGCTTCGACACGAGTACCGCGTGACAGCGCAGCATGACCGCCTTGTGCTTGAGCTCGTGCCGGTACACCCAGGCGAAGACCTTGGGCAGTCGCGCGTCCGCCACGCAGTAGGTAACACGGTGCAGCAGGTACAGGTGGCCCGGGCGCCGCAGCGCGCGCTCCTCGGCGTGCACCATGCGGATGCCCTGCGCACTCACAGTCAGCTTCATCTTGGTGCCCTGACGGCCCGCCTCGCTCTTGCTCCAGATCTTGCCCACCGCTAGGTCGGTGCAGCCGTCGCCGCGCGCCTGGATGGTGGTGGCATTGCCCAGGTAGAGCACAGTGTAAGTGGGGTCCTCGCTGGTGATGTGCAGTTTCTTGCGCTTGGAGCGGAACATGCTTCCCACCCGGCTGAGAGCGCCTTCGGGGCACGCCCTCGCTAGCGAGCTGAGCGCCGAGTAGTGCAGGCTCACCGCGTAGCCCTTGGGCTTGGACGCCTGCCGTGGCGGCGCCTCGGCCAGCAGCTcgaacttgtgcttcttccacggCAGCATCTCCGGAGGGCGCCCCCGCGCAgctgggcggcggcggcggagcgcCGGTTGAGAGCCCGGCTGAGCCACCCGCCCCAGCCGGGCTCGGCCGGGGCAAGACCGAAAAATAAAACTCTGCTGGGAGTGGCCCAGTCcggagtgggggcgggggtgtgggggtgtATAAGGCTCGAAAACCCAGCAAAAGAGGTAGGGGTCGAATATTTTAAGATTTAACTGCAATGGGGAGGCGGGAAGGAGCACACAGATTTATCCCAGCCTGAGCAGGATCAGGGCAAAGAGTCTTAGGCAGGCAAAATGAGAGAAAGACAGCACAAGAGTGGAGCGGAAAACgtctttagaaaaaaagagatgtgcgcgtgcaaataaatgagaaagccCCCAGCAAAAGCAGCCGGGATGATGCGAGAATACGCAAGAACTCCTCGGCGAAGGTGAAAAGGGCCCccctctcacactcacacacactgtcGCTAGGGCCAGAAACCGCGGAAACTCAACCGCGAGTGTACCCAGGGGTCGGTACTCCCCACCTCCAAGGGGTGCTGGAGGCAGAGAGCCCCTCGGGTGAGCGGGTCCCAGAAGCAGTTCCTTGCCCCAAGTGCGCTCCGATGGTGGGTCCGGATGGCCGCGGCGGGCCCCGCGCAGCAGTACCCCCGTGGCTCACTGCATCTTCCCACAGGCAGGACGCCGGGGACTCGGGCTCCGCGGCTCACTGTTAGGGCTGGCTCGGCCGGGGCAGCGCGGGGCTCCGAGGGCCAGGCGTGCGCATGGTCGGCTCCCAGGACGGTCGCtacctcatttcttttctccGGAGGGTG includes these proteins:
- the FAM43A gene encoding protein FAM43A, encoding MLPWKKHKFELLAEAPPRQASKPKGYAVSLHYSALSSLARACPEGALSRVGSMFRSKRKKLHITSEDPTYTVLYLGNATTIQARGDGCTDLAVGKIWSKSEAGRQGTKMKLTVSAQGIRMVHAEERALRRPGHLYLLHRVTYCVADARLPKVFAWVYRHELKHKAVMLRCHAVLVSKPEKAQAMALLLYQTSANALAEFKRLKRRDDARHQQQELVGAHTIPLVPLRKLLLHGPCCYKPPVERSRSAPKLGSITEDLLGEQQEQELQEEEEHAEGCPEEEEDRAGEGEPAEPEAEAKRALVVAMHFECGDLLDTLESGREEALGGGGVSAGPEAGSSPLLLGSTSDMRAELSQLINDLGELSFGNDVRSLQADLRVTRLLSGESTGSESSIEGGGPDANTATAGDPSGPADCASPDEPHSG